A window of Diabrotica virgifera virgifera chromosome 9, PGI_DIABVI_V3a contains these coding sequences:
- the LOC114334659 gene encoding ADP-ribosylation factor 4, which produces MGLTISAVFNRLFSKKPMRILMVGLDAAGKTTILYKLKLGEIVTTIPTIGFNVETVEYKNISFTVWDVGGQTRIRKLWRHYFANTDGLIFVVDSNDRDRIAEAEEELHNMLGEDDLRDCILLIFANKQDLPNSMSTAELTDKLKLHTLKNRRWYIQATCATQGNGLYEGLDWLSNELAK; this is translated from the coding sequence ATGGGTCTTACCATATCAGCAGTGTTTAATAGGTTGTTTAGTAAAAAGCCTATGAGAATTTTAATGGTAGGATTAGATGCCGCAGGTAAAACCACAATCTTATACAAATTGAAGCTTGGTGAAATCGTAACTACAATACCAACCATCGGCTTCAATGTAGAAACCGTTGAGTACAAGAATATATCTTTCACGGTATGGGATGTAGGTGGCCAGACGAGAATCAGAAAACTCTGGAGACACTATTTCGCCAACACTGATGGACTCATTTTTGTGGTTGATTCCAACGACCGAGACCGTATCGCGGAAGCCGAAGAAGAATTGCACAATATGTTAGGAGAGGACGATTTAAGAGACTGCATTTTGTTAATATTCGCCAACAAACAAGATTTACCGAACTCGATGTCCACTGCTGAATTGACCGATAAGCTTAAGTTGCACACTTTGAAGAATAGGAGGTGGTACATACAAGCCACATGTGCTACTCAAGGGAATGGTTTGTACGAAGGACTAGATTGGTTGTCGAATGAATTGGCCAAGTGA